In Saccopteryx leptura isolate mSacLep1 chromosome 11, mSacLep1_pri_phased_curated, whole genome shotgun sequence, the following proteins share a genomic window:
- the LOC136383101 gene encoding prokineticin-1-like codes for MRAVTQIIVLLLLVTVSDCATVPGDCERDVQCGAGTCCAISLLARGLRVCTPLGRRGDECHPASRKIPSSRKRRHHTCPCRPHLKCSKGSDGKYRCTKMKKVKSSKLDFRSPMLPGFLANTA; via the exons ATGAGAGCTGTCACGCAAATCATAGTCTTGCTCCTCCTGGTGACCGTGTCTGACTGTGCTACAGTCCCTGGG GACTGTGAACGGGACGTCCAATGTGGGGCGGGCACCTGCTGTGCCATCAGCTTGTTGGCTCGAGGTCTGCGGGTGTGCACCCCACTCGGGAGGAGAGGAGACGAGTGTCATCCCGCCAGCCGCAAG ATTCCCTCCTCCAGAAAACGCCGGCACCACACCTGTCCCTGCCGGCCCCACCTGAAGTGCTCCAAGGGCTCGGATGGCAAGTACCGTTGCACGAAGATGAAGAAGGTCAAGTCTTCAAAGCTTGATTTCAGGTCCCCAATGTTACCCGGATTTCTTGCTAACACAGCCTAA